One window of Bacteroides sp. AN502(2024) genomic DNA carries:
- a CDS encoding SusC/RagA family TonB-linked outer membrane protein, whose amino-acid sequence MLACKKRFVCRSILVLLIAFPLKGWAQSLDVSYDKQPIERVIADLKKKTDYDFVYQKQVLENVPYISGSYTGMTIGQILDKLLYGTGLEYSIVKSTIIIRKSDPVLLKHKRIVGKVVGEEGETLPGVHVHLKHTNVGTTTNMDGEFSIMVSGAEPVLQFSYVGMEKREIHVTERTGSSLHVKLTSNASAIDEVVVTGYQAMNRRELASAIATVKAKDVIAPEAMSIDQMLQGKIPGMTVMTQSGEPSSTPTIRIRGNSTINGNKAPVWVVDGVIMSDVVPFTASDLNSPDAAYLIGNSISGLSPQDIESISVLKDASATAIYGVKAANGVIVVTTKRGTVSAPVVTYDAVVNINTRPRYSQFDLMNSQERVQLSQDIYEARLEYPRVPIQESYEGALQQLINKKISQSEFSSLVGKYETMNSDWFKALFRPVITQNHNVSVTGGTEKVRYYTSLSYNKSPGIAKKSESDRFTGLGKLYFKINRIFDVDLKMEISNQNNEGYSSVNPFSYAFNTSRAIPIYGDNGEWYFYAKGGVAPDYITYNVLNELEQTGRKNNTRRLGGVLNFNARLLKGLTYTGTVSYYWSDNRTTSWATDHSYEVGSIRQYDYGKYQKGDTEYERSSLPFGGKLQEDFIQSRSYTVRNTLNYVNTFAEQHSVNLFGGIEIRSEKYSGNKVLSYGWDPNYGQSVSPVFTSSYISLATVGLFNPVITERVTQIASYIGSASYCYDERYILNANIRSDGANKFGSNPEYRWLPTWSLAGKWIVSNERFMETARFMDNLSLRASYGLQGNIHDDATPYLIVSMNKENPVSGLRPGTIKRLPNPDLRWEKTHSYNIGLDLSFFRNRLNLTVDYYRKKTTDLITDMQVSPTTGRNYMFMNAGEAINKGIEGVISADLIRNKTFSWNVSYNFSHNTNEVRYAFDANLTGKEVYQQMLAGNVATIGQPLGTIYSFKFAGLSSENGYPLFYTTDGRKVHDGDYAAMELVPSGSIYPDLSGGFDTRLTYKNNLSLSIGFSYQLGAVKRLPSIYNKAEKAFDPSANLPKALANRWKQPGDEHFTNIPALYDEKIANGFPDELRGFYDNNRNSDVMMPEMYDMSDLRIAKNDFLRLRNVTLSYRLPSSVLNKLNVKEMTIRLQGSNLKTWAPKAWDGLDPTTAYANMPLMPSYSVGASITF is encoded by the coding sequence ATGTTAGCATGTAAAAAGCGTTTTGTTTGCCGGAGTATATTAGTCCTGCTCATCGCTTTTCCCTTGAAAGGATGGGCACAGAGCCTGGATGTCAGTTACGACAAACAGCCTATCGAGAGAGTCATTGCCGATTTAAAGAAAAAGACGGATTATGACTTTGTTTATCAGAAGCAGGTATTGGAAAATGTGCCGTACATTTCGGGCTCATATACCGGAATGACTATCGGTCAGATTCTTGATAAACTGTTGTATGGGACAGGACTTGAATATAGTATCGTGAAAAGCACGATTATTATTCGGAAATCCGATCCTGTCCTTCTAAAACATAAGAGAATTGTTGGTAAGGTGGTGGGAGAAGAGGGAGAAACGTTGCCCGGCGTGCATGTGCATCTTAAGCATACGAATGTAGGTACCACAACCAATATGGACGGTGAGTTTAGTATAATGGTCAGTGGGGCGGAACCTGTTCTTCAATTCAGCTATGTAGGTATGGAAAAACGGGAGATACATGTTACCGAACGGACAGGTTCTTCTCTGCATGTGAAACTGACCAGCAATGCGTCGGCCATAGATGAAGTAGTGGTGACTGGATATCAAGCCATGAATCGGCGCGAATTGGCAAGTGCAATTGCTACGGTTAAAGCGAAAGATGTTATCGCTCCCGAAGCCATGAGTATCGACCAGATGCTACAAGGAAAAATTCCCGGAATGACGGTGATGACACAGTCGGGTGAGCCGAGTAGTACGCCAACCATCCGAATTCGCGGTAATTCGACAATTAATGGCAATAAGGCTCCGGTTTGGGTGGTAGACGGGGTGATTATGTCCGATGTAGTGCCATTTACGGCTTCTGACTTAAATAGCCCCGATGCAGCTTATTTGATAGGCAATAGTATTTCCGGATTGAGTCCGCAGGATATTGAAAGTATTAGTGTTTTGAAAGATGCGTCGGCTACTGCCATTTATGGGGTGAAGGCGGCAAATGGGGTGATTGTGGTGACTACCAAGCGGGGAACCGTATCCGCTCCGGTAGTGACGTATGATGCGGTTGTGAATATAAACACCCGCCCTCGTTATAGCCAGTTTGATTTGATGAATTCTCAGGAAAGGGTACAGCTTTCTCAGGATATTTATGAGGCGCGTCTGGAGTATCCGCGTGTTCCTATTCAGGAGAGTTATGAAGGTGCGTTGCAGCAGTTGATTAACAAAAAAATCAGCCAGAGTGAATTCTCTTCACTTGTCGGGAAATATGAAACAATGAACAGCGATTGGTTCAAGGCACTGTTTCGTCCTGTTATAACACAGAATCATAATGTGTCTGTGACCGGCGGAACAGAAAAGGTACGTTATTATACTTCATTGAGTTATAACAAGAGTCCTGGCATTGCGAAGAAATCGGAAAGCGATCGTTTTACGGGGTTGGGCAAGTTGTATTTTAAAATTAACCGGATTTTTGATGTAGACCTTAAAATGGAAATCAGCAATCAGAATAACGAAGGGTACTCTTCGGTCAATCCGTTTTCTTATGCTTTTAATACGTCGCGTGCTATTCCGATCTATGGTGATAACGGTGAATGGTATTTTTATGCAAAAGGTGGGGTTGCTCCCGATTATATTACATACAATGTGCTAAATGAGCTGGAACAGACTGGGCGGAAAAATAATACCCGTCGTTTGGGCGGAGTACTGAACTTCAATGCACGTCTGTTGAAGGGGCTTACTTATACAGGGACGGTTTCTTATTATTGGAGTGATAATCGTACCACTTCGTGGGCAACCGATCACTCTTATGAGGTCGGTAGCATACGTCAGTATGATTATGGAAAATATCAGAAAGGGGATACAGAATATGAACGTTCCAGCCTGCCGTTTGGTGGAAAATTGCAGGAGGATTTCATTCAAAGTCGATCTTATACAGTCCGGAATACATTGAATTATGTGAATACGTTTGCTGAACAGCATAGTGTCAACTTGTTTGGTGGTATTGAGATTCGTTCGGAGAAGTATAGTGGAAACAAGGTGCTGTCTTATGGCTGGGACCCCAACTATGGGCAGTCCGTCTCTCCCGTATTTACCTCTTCATATATCTCTCTGGCAACGGTTGGGCTGTTCAATCCTGTTATTACGGAACGAGTGACGCAGATTGCTTCGTATATAGGTTCTGCCAGCTATTGCTATGATGAACGTTATATCTTGAATGCCAATATACGATCAGACGGTGCCAATAAATTTGGCAGCAATCCGGAATATCGTTGGTTACCGACATGGTCGCTTGCCGGGAAATGGATTGTATCCAACGAACGTTTCATGGAAACTGCCCGCTTTATGGATAATCTTTCTCTTCGTGCTTCTTATGGGCTGCAAGGAAACATTCATGATGATGCGACTCCGTACTTGATTGTCTCTATGAATAAGGAAAATCCAGTATCCGGACTCCGTCCCGGCACTATTAAACGACTTCCGAATCCGGATTTGCGCTGGGAGAAGACGCATTCCTATAACATCGGACTTGACCTTTCGTTTTTCAGAAACAGACTCAATCTGACGGTAGATTATTATCGGAAGAAAACGACTGATCTGATTACAGACATGCAGGTGTCTCCTACCACCGGGCGAAATTATATGTTTATGAATGCGGGCGAAGCTATTAATAAAGGAATTGAAGGTGTCATTAGCGCCGACCTGATACGTAATAAGACTTTCAGTTGGAATGTTTCCTATAACTTCAGCCACAATACAAATGAGGTGCGTTATGCCTTCGATGCCAATCTGACAGGTAAAGAGGTATACCAACAAATGTTGGCAGGTAATGTTGCCACTATCGGACAGCCGCTCGGGACAATCTATTCGTTCAAGTTTGCCGGACTTTCGAGTGAGAACGGTTATCCGTTGTTTTATACCACTGACGGGCGAAAGGTACACGACGGTGATTATGCAGCGATGGAATTGGTACCTTCCGGTAGTATTTATCCAGATTTGTCCGGTGGGTTTGATACTCGCCTCACTTATAAGAACAATCTTAGTCTTTCCATTGGTTTCAGCTACCAATTGGGAGCTGTCAAACGTCTGCCATCTATTTATAATAAAGCAGAAAAGGCTTTCGACCCTTCCGCTAATCTGCCCAAAGCCCTGGCGAACCGCTGGAAACAACCTGGTGATGAACATTTCACTAATATTCCAGCATTGTATGATGAAAAAATTGCAAACGGATTTCCGGATGAGTTGAGAGGATTTTATGATAATAACCGAAATTCGGATGTGATGATGCCTGAAATGTATGATATGAGCGATTTGCGCATTGCAAAGAATGATTTCCTGCGTTTGCGCAATGTGACACTGAGCTATCGTTTGCCCAGTAGTGTACTTAATAAACTAAATGTAAAAGAGATGACCATCCGTTTGCAGGGAAGCAACTTAAAGACTTGGGCTCCCAAAGCCTGGGACGGGCTCGACCCGACAACAGCATATGCTAATATGCCTTTGATGCCAAGTTACAGTGTGGGAGCCAGCATTACATTTTAA